The candidate division KSB1 bacterium genome segment TCGGATAGTCTATTAGTTAGCCTGAACTAAGGCACAATCAAAAGTATAACGGACTCGGTTTTTTGAAGAGCAAAAGACGTTATAATGCACTTAAAATTGTTGATTTTAATATCTACACAAGTACTTTGCCAATACGCTTATTTGTGTGCTCAATCAAATAACAACGAGACTATACCTCCTGACGCATTAGAGATAGATTCTGAACCCCAGGGAGCAATGGTGAGAATTTCAGGTAAATATATTTTTATTGGCAGAACTCCTTTTGTAGTCCCGTATTCTCTTTATGGAAGATACAAGATCCAGGCAAAGAAAGATGGATATGAAGATGCAAGTCGCACAGTTAATTTCTTCGGGGATAAAAACCCTAAAAT includes the following:
- a CDS encoding PEGA domain-containing protein, with translation MHLKLLILISTQVLCQYAYLCAQSNNNETIPPDALEIDSEPQGAMVRISGKYIFIGRTPFVVPYSLYGRYKIQAKKDGYEDASRTVNFFGDKNPKITFYLSKKTRLKAAMRSTLLPGWGQFYGQGKIKSLVVIMGQTALGIKT